The sequence GGCACCCGGGTCGTCGGCGGCCTGTTGTGTGTCATCCCCGGATTCCTGCTCACCCTCGCGATCAGTTTCGTCACCTCGAGCACCATGATCAAGGTCTTCTACGGTCAACCGGGTGGCACGTATGACCACTACTTCGTGCAGTTCCTCACGGTCACCGACTTGGGCTACTCACTGTTGAAGGCCGTCGTGTACTGCACGGCGGTGACCGTCATCCATTGCTACTACGGCTTTTTCGCCGCAGGCGGACCCGTGGGCGTCGGCGAGGCATCCGGTCGCGCGATCCGGACCAGCCTGGTCACCATCATGGTCTTGGATCTCGCGACGACCATCCTGCTGTGGGGCCTGCGCCCGGAATTCGTGTTCAAGGGGTAGAGGGTAGCCACGGTGCTGTTTCGAATGTCCGCGGAGGCCGAGAAGCGGCGGCTGGCCATCATCGGCACGGCACTGACGCTGTGCGTGACGGTGGGGGTCCTGTTCGCCGTGCTCAACCCCTTCGCCGGCCGCCCGGCCGGGCAGATCGATGTGGAGTTGGTGCTGCCGTATGTGGGCCAAGGGGTCTCGCCGGGAACCGCCCTGCTGCTGCACGGCGTCGAAGTAGGACGCGTGACCGGGGTGTCGAACCTGCCCGGCGGCGCCGTTCGCCTGGACACCGCACTGCAGTCGGCACCGACCGCAGGGCTGACGGACTCGCTGGTCGTGGACTTTCGGCCGGCCAACTACTTTGGGGTGACAGGTATCAATCTGTCTGCCGGACAAGGGGGTACACCGCTTCGGGACGCCAGTCGGATCACCACTGCCCCGAAGGGCAACTTCACGTTGCAGACCCTACTGGCCCGTCTTGGGGAGGTCACCGACGGTGTGGTGACACCACAGTTGATCAACGTCATCCACAAGGCCACCCGCTACACCGACGCACTCAACCCGCTCCTGGAGACGATGGTGACCACCGCGGAGGCGGTCACCAAGGTGCAAACGGTGAGCACCGAGCGACTGTTGCGCAACGCGACCGGGATCAGCGTGGTGTTCCCCGGCTTTGTCGACGCCGCGACCGCGGCCGGTTACGGCTTCAACCAGCGCAGCGGGTTCGTGACGTTCAATGTGTCCGGCGCTCCGGCCCTTCCGGGCAACGGGGAGGTCCCGGTTCCCGGACAGCCACAGTCGGAGGAGTTCTGGCAGACACGATCACGCACGACGCTCGACCTGCTGGCCAGTTCGTTCTTCGGTGCGGTGGGCAAGGTCTTGTCCTCACATCCCAACGATCTGTTGCCCGCCGTGGGTTTGGTCAAGACGATCAGCGACACCGTCCCGGGCCTGGTAGCGCCGGCCGGAATCGGCGACGCGATGGTGGAGTTGCGAACGCGGTTCGAAAAGCTCTACGCCGGCTCGCCGGAACAGCGCGCACTGCAGGTGCACATCCTGCTCGACGGCCTTCCAGCGGTACAGGCCCCCGTCAACGCGATGGGAGGACCGTGATGAAACCATGGGGCGCGCTGTGGCGCTTTCTGCTGAGCGCCGCCGTGGCCGGACTCATCTTCATCGTGATAGTGAACGTGCTGCGGCAACCCGTCGCCAGCGAGACCCACTCCTATACCGCGGAATTCACCGACGTATCGGGGCTGCATGTCGACTCTGACGTGCGCGTGCGTGGAGTGCGCGTGGGCAAGGTGCAGGGAATCGACCTCGAACGCAAGGCCGGTCAAAGCATCGCCCTGGTCAAGATCAGCCTCGACAGCAATTACGCCGTGGTGGAATCGACCCGACTGGCCGTGAAGTATCAGGCCTTGACCGGCCTGCGCTACATCGACGTGATCGATCCGGCCGAGGGGGATTCGCCCGCGGGGGCCGTGAGCCACGTGCCGCTGACCCAGACCCAACCGTCGTTCGACATCACCACCCTGTTCAACGGGCTGCAGCCCGCGCTCGCCACCCTGAGCCCGGAGGATATCGACATCTTCACCGAGAATGTCGCGTCCTTCCTGTCCGGTGACGGCAGCGGCCTGGGGCCGATGCTCGACAGCGTCCGGAAGTTGACCCAGTTCGTCTCCAACCGGCAGGAGGTGGTGGCCACGCTGATGCGCAACCTGTCGACCCTGGCTGAAACGTTCGGCGGGCACTCCGCGGATTTCGTTCAGGTGTTGGAGTGGCTCAACCGCCCGATAGACGCGGCGTTGACCGTACTGGACGAGTTCCGCAAATCCGAACTGTACGGACCGCCGTTCACCTCCGCTGCGGTCCGGCTACTGCACAACATGGGATTCCAACCGGGGCAGGCCGACATCGACGAGGGCATTGACCGCGCGATCACCGTCTTCGATGACTACAGCGACGCCTTCAAACGCATCCCGGTGATGTGGGACAACGTGCAACCCGCGGCCGCGCCGGATACGCCGCTGCCATGCTCACGGGGTCAGGCGCAGTTGCCGGAATCGCTCGACATCCTGCTCAACGGACAGCGGGTGATCTTGTGCAATCCCTGAAAATCCTCTCCAGCCAGATGTTCTGGGGCATCACCGCACTGATGACGGTGGCGGCGGTGGCGGTCGCCGCGGCGGTTGTGTACATCAGCCCACCCGGACAACAGACGATAACCTTCTACACCACCGACGCTGCCGCCATCCGCCCCGGCGACGACGTACGCATCGCCGGCATCACTGTCGGCAAAGTCAAGGACCTCGCGATCGAGCCCGAACAGATCAAGGTCCGCGCCTCGGTCGATCGAAATGCGTTCGTGGGGGACCAGTCGCAAGTTCAGGTGCGCATGCTCACGATCGTCGGCGGCTACTACGTCAACCTCATCTCACTCGGCGACCAACCGTTGGGGGACAGGCCAATACCCGCTGAGCGCGCCGCCGCGCCCTACAACCTCATGCAGGCACTGACCGACGCCACGAAGGTCACCGACCGCGTCGACCCGAAGCCCATCAACGAGTCACTGAACCAGATTCAAGCGGGCCTGACCGGAACCAACGTCGACACCCTCTCCGCGATCATCGACGCCGGCAACGCCCTGACGACCACGATCGACAAGCAGCGCGGCCAGATCGCCGAGATCCTCGCCATATCCGACGAGTACATCCGCGAGCTCAGCCAGTTCAAAGGGAGGCTGCAAGAACTCGTGTCCAAGATCGCCATCCTCGAGCAGACCCTGGTGGTCTACGGCAAGGGCTTCGGCGGGGCGCTCAGCGGTATGGGCGACATCGGAGACGCCTTTCTGGAACCGTTCGGGCGCTTCTGGGTGAACCACCGCGAGGAATTCATCGAGAAGGTCCGCGAGTGGCAGGACAGGTTCAGACGATGGGCGGACCACAACAGCCGAATCATTCCGCGGCTGCGGCGCATCAGGGACAAGATCGAGCGGGTCCTCGACGCGCAGAACGCCAGACCGGAACTGCTTGCTACGGATCTGTGCATCCCGATGCCAGGAAGTCCCTGCTGATGGACAGCGCACGGAAACGCCACGGGGCACGCGCCGCGTCGACACTGATCGCGGCCGTGACGCTCGCCGCCGCCGGAACATCATGTGCCGTCGGCGGTCCCGCGCACGTCGCATACTGCGCGATGATGCCGGACAGTATCGGGCTGTATGTCGGCAACCCCGTCACCCAGATGGGCTACCAGATCGGAGAAGTCACCGCCGTGTCGGCCGGGCCGGAAAGTGTTCGCGTCGACTTCTCGGTCACCGAGGAACGGCCGCTGCCCGGCGACGTCAAGGCAGTGATCCGATCCCCGTCGATTCTCGCCGACCGTTCCCTGGAACTGGTCGGCAATTACACCGGCGGCACGCGGCTCGAGCACGGCCACTGTGTGCCGCTGGACCGCTCGATGTCGCCGAAAACGCTTTCGGAGGTCATCGGTTCGGCCGACACGTTCATCGACGCGATCAATCCCGACGGGTCGACGAACATCGCCGACACCGTGCGCGGTCTCGATCAGCTCGCGCACGACAACGGCGCCGACGCGGGCGAGTTGGTCACGAGGACGTCGGCCCTTCTGGACAGCCCGGACCAGTCGATCAGCGACATCGGCTCGATCATCCAGAACCTCGCCGAGTTGACGACGGCGTTGAAGGACATGAGGGGACCGTTGAAGCAGATCCTGCTGGACGCGCGAACCACCACTGGCGACATCGCCACGGCGTTGGACGGAACGGCGCGACTGGCGGGGCTGACCGACATCGGCAACCTGGGACCGTTGATCGAGGCGGTTGCCGTGATCGAGACTCGCCTCGGCGACGAAACGCAGCTGACACTGGACACGCTGAGTGCGACCGTTCGCAAGGCCAGCCCGCACGCCAATGCCTTCGCGGCGCTTCTGGATCCGGTGCCCTGGTGGATCAATTCCGTCGCCAACCATTACAACGACCGCCACCTGAACATCTTCAACA comes from Mycolicibacterium pulveris and encodes:
- a CDS encoding MlaD family protein, whose product is MMKPWGALWRFLLSAAVAGLIFIVIVNVLRQPVASETHSYTAEFTDVSGLHVDSDVRVRGVRVGKVQGIDLERKAGQSIALVKISLDSNYAVVESTRLAVKYQALTGLRYIDVIDPAEGDSPAGAVSHVPLTQTQPSFDITTLFNGLQPALATLSPEDIDIFTENVASFLSGDGSGLGPMLDSVRKLTQFVSNRQEVVATLMRNLSTLAETFGGHSADFVQVLEWLNRPIDAALTVLDEFRKSELYGPPFTSAAVRLLHNMGFQPGQADIDEGIDRAITVFDDYSDAFKRIPVMWDNVQPAAAPDTPLPCSRGQAQLPESLDILLNGQRVILCNP
- a CDS encoding MlaD family protein, with product MDSARKRHGARAASTLIAAVTLAAAGTSCAVGGPAHVAYCAMMPDSIGLYVGNPVTQMGYQIGEVTAVSAGPESVRVDFSVTEERPLPGDVKAVIRSPSILADRSLELVGNYTGGTRLEHGHCVPLDRSMSPKTLSEVIGSADTFIDAINPDGSTNIADTVRGLDQLAHDNGADAGELVTRTSALLDSPDQSISDIGSIIQNLAELTTALKDMRGPLKQILLDARTTTGDIATALDGTARLAGLTDIGNLGPLIEAVAVIETRLGDETQLTLDTLSATVRKASPHANAFAALLDPVPWWINSVANHYNDRHLNIFNIAYRPPMFRVRAHNGLALCGFLNSSMPGSCADVNGIPYAVDVALLQYVLMQANQR
- a CDS encoding MlaD family protein, encoding MSAEAEKRRLAIIGTALTLCVTVGVLFAVLNPFAGRPAGQIDVELVLPYVGQGVSPGTALLLHGVEVGRVTGVSNLPGGAVRLDTALQSAPTAGLTDSLVVDFRPANYFGVTGINLSAGQGGTPLRDASRITTAPKGNFTLQTLLARLGEVTDGVVTPQLINVIHKATRYTDALNPLLETMVTTAEAVTKVQTVSTERLLRNATGISVVFPGFVDAATAAGYGFNQRSGFVTFNVSGAPALPGNGEVPVPGQPQSEEFWQTRSRTTLDLLASSFFGAVGKVLSSHPNDLLPAVGLVKTISDTVPGLVAPAGIGDAMVELRTRFEKLYAGSPEQRALQVHILLDGLPAVQAPVNAMGGP
- a CDS encoding MlaD family protein, translating into MFWGITALMTVAAVAVAAAVVYISPPGQQTITFYTTDAAAIRPGDDVRIAGITVGKVKDLAIEPEQIKVRASVDRNAFVGDQSQVQVRMLTIVGGYYVNLISLGDQPLGDRPIPAERAAAPYNLMQALTDATKVTDRVDPKPINESLNQIQAGLTGTNVDTLSAIIDAGNALTTTIDKQRGQIAEILAISDEYIRELSQFKGRLQELVSKIAILEQTLVVYGKGFGGALSGMGDIGDAFLEPFGRFWVNHREEFIEKVREWQDRFRRWADHNSRIIPRLRRIRDKIERVLDAQNARPELLATDLCIPMPGSPC